GACGTGGGGGTTCATTATCTCCTCAACTGGCTTCTTCGGGAGATGGAGTTCGGCCTTCTCGAAGAGGAGCGTTGGGTGGCTTTCTAGTATCCACTCCTCCTCACTGGAAGCGGCGAGCTCGGTGCTCTTCATGACCCTGACCACTTCGCTGTCCCTGAGGAGGTCGGTTTCATCGACCATGCCTATGAGGTTCCCGTCGTCGTCTATGACAGGTATCGCCATTGCATTGCAGAGGAGGAGGGCCTTGAGCGCTGCCTTCAGAGGTGTTCCACGCCATACGACGCTGACGTTCCTCTGGTAGTACGGCTCTATCGTCACTTCCTTGAGCTTTTCATTCTTTGAGAGGTATCTCCTTATTATGTCGCCAACGGTCAGAATGCCAACGGGCCTGTTCTCCTCGTCAACCACGATAACGCGCCTGTAGTCCATTTCGAGCATTTTCTTAACGGCTTTCTTCAGGTCGTCGTTCGCCTTTACTGTTGGAACCTCCCTCTTGACGAGCATGGCCAGCTGGTCCTCGTCAGGGTGGAGGAGAACCCTCTTTATGCTGACTATTCCGACGAGCCTTCCGTCCTTTCCAACCACCGGGAACGAGCGAACGTTGTGCTTCCTGAAGAGCTCGATGGCGTACTCCCTCGTCGCGGGGAGCTGGATCACAACTGGGTCCTTTGTCATCAGTGTCTTTACCCTCATCTTCACCACCGCTCTATCTAAAGCGGCTTCTTTCTATTTTAAGGTTTTGGGAAAAAAGAGGGATCACCCGAGGAGGGCTAGGAAAACACCGGCAACGACTGCCGTTCCTATGACT
This Thermococcus stetteri DNA region includes the following protein-coding sequences:
- a CDS encoding CBS domain-containing protein; the protein is MRVKTLMTKDPVVIQLPATREYAIELFRKHNVRSFPVVGKDGRLVGIVSIKRVLLHPDEDQLAMLVKREVPTVKANDDLKKAVKKMLEMDYRRVIVVDEENRPVGILTVGDIIRRYLSKNEKLKEVTIEPYYQRNVSVVWRGTPLKAALKALLLCNAMAIPVIDDDGNLIGMVDETDLLRDSEVVRVMKSTELAASSEEEWILESHPTLLFEKAELHLPKKPVEEIMNPHVVVATPHMSVYDVAQKMVKYEIEQLPVIRGQDELVGIVRDMNLIRVILNK